One Pygocentrus nattereri isolate fPygNat1 chromosome 12, fPygNat1.pri, whole genome shotgun sequence DNA window includes the following coding sequences:
- the LOC108411616 gene encoding GTPase IMAP family member 7-like has protein sequence MSNFTEITNIYGEDEVRILLLGKTGAGKSSAGNTILGVNVFEPACSPQSQTNICKRYEKEINGRNIVVIDTPGFFDTDREEKQLKAEIISSLVECAPGPHAFILVLEVAKYTRENQETVKKLLKYFSGDVLSHMVLLFTHGDNLEENMTIHDFINQGNVERKTLKELAEKCGNRVHVIDNKHWSKDSRVSAVLAELEKLNISQQSMIQIVEEIQANQTDETPWFNILSHPGDNIEEEWEVISGDQSREYRSNTFQLTQLMKTINNILIEKDNKPYKNEALGETGKAIKEEVNNIIQEMKDEGKIRDMTEADMVAIRRRAIERVRTKIERQLAGVTVGILLGALLGVGVGLAAPVVLVPGLIRAVWRKLTHQRPQAGGAPVEPEAVGVEALAGIGVAAGVSAEITAASVAAAGAEAAALGAGAATGIGAGVEAGLLFLYGAGKGAMSGYKMSKTSDTPNQAASKVAHALADKAEDVLKACWYLGNETETEDEAERLLH, from the exons ATGTCTAACTTCACAGAAATCACAAACATTTATG GAGAGGATGAGGTGAGGATTTTACTCCTGGGAAAAACTGGAGCTGGCAAAAGTTCTGCTGGAAACACAATTCTTGGAGTGAACGTGTTTGAACCAGCTTGTTCACCACAAAGtcaaacaaacatttgtaaaagatatgaaaaagaaatcaaCGGCAGAAATATTGTTGTTATTGATACCCCTGGATTTTTTGACACTGACCGGGAAGAGAAACAACTTAAAGCAGAGATAATCTCCAGTCTCGTAGAATGTGCACCTGGCCCTCATGCCTTTATTTTAGTGTTGGAGGTAGCGAAATACACCAGGGAAAACCAGGAGACAGTGAAGAAGTTGCTAAAATACTTCAGTGGTGATGTTCTTTCTCACATGGTGTTGCTTTTCACACATGGTGATAATCTTGAAGAGAACATGACAATCCATGACTTCATAAATCAAGGTAATGTTGAAAGGAAAACATTGAAAGAACTTGCTGAGAAATGTGGAAATCGAGTTCATGTGATTGACAACAAGCACTGGAGCAAGGATAGCAGAGTTTCAGCTGTGTTAGCTGAACTAGAAAAGCTTAACATTTCTCAGCAGTCTATGATCCAAATTGTTGAAGAAATTCAGGCAAATCAAACTGATGAAACTCCATGGTTTAACATACTGTCACATCCAGGTGACAATATAGAGGAAGAATGGGAAGTTATAAGTGGAGACCAAAGCAGGGAATACCGAAGTAACACATTCCAACTCACCCAGTTAATGAAGACCATAAATAACATCTTGATAGAAAAAGATAACAAACCGTACAAAAACGAAGCTTTAGGAGAGACTGGAAAAGCCATCAAGGAAGAAGTGAATAACATAATACAGGAGATGAAAGATGAGGGGAAGATCAGAGACATGACAGAAGCGGATATGGTTGCGATCAGGAGGCGAGCAATTGAGAGAGTCAGAACCAAGATAGAGAGACAGTTGGCTGGTGTAACCGTAGGAATATTACTTGGAGCTTTGCTGGGAGTCGGAGTTGGATTGGCAGCACCAGTAGTGTTAGTACCAGGACTTATAAGGGCAGTATGGAGAAAACTAACTCATCAAAGACCACAAGCTGGAGGTGCACCAGTGGAGCCAGAGGCTGTAGGTGTAGAAGCTTTAGCTGGCATTGGTGTTGCAGCAGGAGTCAGTGCTGAGATTACAGCAGCTTCTGTGGCAGCTGCAGGGGCAGAGGCAGCAGCACTTGGAGCAGGAGCTGCTACTGGGATAGGAGCAGGAGTTGAAGCTGGCTTACTGTTTTTGTATGGGGCTGGGAAAGGTGCGATGTCAGGCTACAAAATGTCCAAGACGTCTGACACCCCAAATCAGGCAGCAAGTAAAGTGGCCCATGCTTTAGCAGACAAAGCTGAAGATGTACTGAAAGCTTGCTGGTATctgggaaatgaaactgaaactgaagatgaagctgagcGACTGCTTCATTAG